Proteins co-encoded in one Actinomadura luteofluorescens genomic window:
- a CDS encoding tetratricopeptide repeat protein, with translation MQQHRAEKADPQGELAARLRMLQEVSGRGVRALARDAGLSSSSLSRYLSGQTVPPWTAVIALCRLLKRDPRPLRPLWERASSPLPAPPKTSRQVHPPAPPAGAPRPPRNDLPRDVPDFTGREAELRAVLAAVDAGRVVAVDGMAGVGKTCLAVHAAHRLAADFPDAQLYVDLHGFTAGREPLDPDPALRTLLAALDVPSERIPQEGGIEPLAACWRSELAHRRAVVVLDNAVDADQVRPLLPGAGPSVALITSRNRLLGLEEVPPVSLDVLTPREGAELLARASGDPGGSGGRLAREPEAAAEVLRRCGHLPLALRLAAARLRHRPGWTVGILVERMAEGATEFDTAFAMSVRQLDRARRRFFRLLGLVPGSTFDEHVAAALAGVPVRDARAMLEDLLDAHLVQQPAAGRYRLHDLVRQHARRAAAEHDPAAEREQALGRVLDYYVHAAAAADAAVSYLAPGPEVAAGPPPADLPEFAGKHAALLWFATEYTNLMAVFEAAVAAGADAHVCELPRHMRAFFARRCGTTHLNVLFERSLAAARRLDDPLQLAEAHSDLGFARYNAGRMAEADAAYEAAGPLVARAGNARTEAELTMRRGYLKWDEGRVEEPLDLFRRAGRLYEDAGCPAGTAHATAYEAWAMLQLGHREEAARLARAVLEIPHGDPAWPPALTARITLGVAIAADEPGEATGHLERALALAREDGHRHNEAWCLNCLGVALRQAGRYEEALAAHRRAFALLDELFEEHWKIHFLYGHAETCRLAGLPEEALRLHTQALELAPRLGYRYAEALAREGIAAVLDATDPAAAAEHRAAGQAIRRDLTVAEAGSGA, from the coding sequence GTGCAACAGCATCGGGCGGAGAAGGCCGACCCGCAGGGCGAGCTCGCGGCCCGGCTGCGCATGCTTCAGGAGGTGTCCGGACGCGGCGTCCGGGCCCTCGCGCGGGACGCCGGGCTCAGCTCGTCGTCGCTGTCGCGCTACCTCAGCGGCCAGACGGTGCCGCCCTGGACGGCGGTGATCGCGCTCTGCCGCCTGCTCAAGCGCGACCCCCGCCCGCTGCGCCCCCTCTGGGAGCGGGCCTCCAGCCCGCTGCCCGCGCCGCCGAAGACCAGCCGCCAGGTCCACCCCCCGGCGCCGCCCGCCGGGGCGCCGCGCCCGCCCCGCAACGACCTGCCGCGCGACGTCCCCGACTTCACCGGACGCGAGGCCGAGCTCAGGGCCGTGCTCGCCGCGGTGGACGCCGGCCGTGTGGTCGCCGTGGACGGCATGGCGGGCGTCGGCAAGACGTGCCTTGCGGTGCACGCCGCGCACCGGCTCGCCGCCGACTTCCCCGACGCCCAGCTCTACGTCGATCTGCACGGCTTCACCGCCGGGCGGGAACCGCTCGACCCCGACCCGGCGCTGCGGACCCTCCTCGCCGCCCTCGACGTGCCGTCGGAGAGGATCCCGCAGGAGGGCGGCATCGAGCCGCTGGCCGCCTGCTGGCGGTCGGAGCTGGCGCACCGGCGTGCCGTCGTGGTCCTCGACAACGCCGTGGACGCCGACCAGGTCCGCCCGCTGCTGCCCGGCGCCGGCCCGTCCGTCGCGCTGATCACCAGCCGCAACCGGCTGCTGGGCCTGGAGGAGGTGCCCCCGGTGTCGCTGGACGTGCTGACGCCGCGGGAGGGCGCCGAACTGCTGGCTCGTGCCAGCGGCGACCCGGGCGGGTCCGGCGGCCGGCTGGCCCGCGAGCCGGAGGCCGCCGCGGAGGTGCTGCGGCGCTGCGGCCACCTGCCGCTGGCGCTGCGGCTGGCGGCGGCGCGGCTGCGGCACCGGCCGGGCTGGACCGTGGGGATCCTCGTCGAGCGGATGGCCGAGGGCGCCACGGAGTTCGACACGGCGTTCGCGATGTCCGTGCGGCAGCTGGACCGCGCCCGGCGCCGCTTCTTCCGGCTGCTGGGGCTGGTCCCCGGCTCGACCTTCGACGAGCACGTGGCGGCGGCGCTGGCTGGCGTGCCGGTGCGCGACGCCCGGGCGATGCTGGAGGACCTCCTCGACGCGCACCTCGTCCAGCAGCCGGCGGCCGGCCGCTACCGGCTGCACGACCTGGTGCGCCAGCACGCGCGCCGCGCCGCCGCCGAGCACGACCCGGCCGCCGAGCGGGAGCAGGCGCTCGGCCGGGTCCTCGACTACTACGTGCACGCGGCGGCCGCCGCGGACGCCGCGGTGTCGTATCTGGCCCCCGGCCCGGAGGTCGCGGCGGGCCCGCCGCCGGCCGACCTGCCCGAGTTCGCCGGCAAGCACGCGGCGCTGCTCTGGTTCGCCACCGAGTACACCAACCTGATGGCCGTCTTCGAGGCGGCGGTCGCCGCCGGAGCCGACGCGCACGTGTGCGAGCTGCCCCGCCACATGCGGGCCTTCTTCGCGCGGCGTTGCGGCACGACGCACCTCAACGTCCTCTTCGAGCGCTCGCTGGCAGCAGCACGGAGGCTGGACGACCCGCTGCAGCTGGCCGAGGCGCACAGCGACCTCGGCTTCGCCCGCTACAACGCGGGACGGATGGCCGAGGCGGACGCCGCGTACGAGGCGGCGGGGCCGCTGGTCGCCCGGGCCGGGAACGCCAGGACCGAGGCCGAGCTGACCATGCGCCGGGGCTACCTGAAGTGGGACGAGGGCCGCGTCGAGGAGCCGCTCGACCTCTTCCGGCGGGCGGGCAGGCTCTACGAGGACGCCGGCTGCCCGGCGGGCACGGCCCACGCGACCGCCTACGAGGCGTGGGCGATGCTGCAGCTCGGGCACCGCGAGGAGGCGGCGCGGCTCGCCCGCGCCGTGCTGGAGATCCCGCACGGCGACCCCGCCTGGCCTCCCGCGCTGACGGCCCGGATCACCCTCGGCGTCGCCATCGCCGCCGACGAGCCCGGCGAGGCGACGGGGCACCTGGAGCGGGCGCTCGCGCTGGCCCGCGAGGACGGGCACCGGCACAACGAGGCCTGGTGCCTGAACTGCCTGGGCGTCGCCCTGCGGCAGGCGGGCCGGTACGAGGAGGCGCTGGCCGCGCACCGCCGCGCCTTCGCCCTGCTGGACGAGCTGTTCGAGGAGCACTGGAAGATCCACTTCCTCTACGGCCACGCCGAGACGTGCCGGCTGGCGGGCCTGCCGGAGGAGGCGCTGCGGCTGCACACACAGGCGCTGGAACTGGCTCCGAGGCTGGGGTACCGGTACGCCGAGGCGCTGGCCCGCGAGGGGATCGCCGCCGTCCTCGACGCGACGGACCCGGCCGCGGCCGCCGAGCACCGCGCGGCCGGGCAGGCCATCCGGCGGGACCTCACTGTTGCGGAGGCCGGATCCGGGGCATGA
- a CDS encoding carboxymuconolactone decarboxylase family protein, whose product MQSRMKNPAMVLSGAMQPIQELFKAVHSGGVSEETLELVHLRVSQINGCSACVDAGAKTARKAGVTDERLATVAAWREAPYFTEEERAALALAEAATRLADRADAVSDEVWDTAATYFDEKELAAIVLMIGVTNLFNRLNATTRQIAGAWG is encoded by the coding sequence ATGCAGTCCCGTATGAAGAACCCCGCCATGGTCCTGTCCGGCGCGATGCAGCCCATCCAGGAGCTGTTCAAGGCCGTGCACTCCGGCGGCGTCTCGGAGGAGACCCTGGAGCTGGTGCACCTGCGGGTCAGCCAGATCAACGGTTGCAGCGCCTGCGTGGACGCCGGCGCCAAGACGGCCCGCAAGGCCGGGGTGACCGACGAGCGGCTGGCCACCGTCGCCGCCTGGCGGGAGGCCCCGTACTTCACCGAGGAGGAGCGGGCGGCGCTGGCGCTGGCCGAGGCCGCGACGCGGCTGGCCGACCGCGCCGACGCCGTGAGCGACGAGGTCTGGGACACCGCCGCCACCTACTTCGACGAGAAGGAGCTGGCCGCGATCGTCCTGATGATCGGCGTCACCAACCTGTTCAACCGGCTCAACGCCACGACCCGGCAGATCGCCGGCGCGTGGGGCTGA
- a CDS encoding iron chaperone, whose protein sequence is MSDTKKTGKSTAAAGEKFDGFTAEERAAMKDHAQELKKAARRAPGRAKADGESDVRSKIAEMDEADRAIAERVHEIVRAAAPDLVPRLWYGQPAYSKDGKVLCFFQAKAKFKTRYATLGFSDVAALDDGAMWPTSFALPELDAAGEARIAELVRRAAG, encoded by the coding sequence ATGAGCGACACGAAGAAGACCGGCAAGAGCACCGCCGCGGCCGGCGAGAAGTTCGACGGCTTCACCGCCGAGGAGCGGGCCGCGATGAAGGACCACGCCCAGGAGCTGAAGAAGGCCGCGCGCCGTGCCCCGGGCAGGGCCAAGGCCGACGGCGAGAGCGACGTCCGCTCCAAGATCGCCGAGATGGACGAGGCGGACCGCGCCATCGCCGAGCGGGTGCACGAGATCGTCCGGGCCGCCGCGCCGGACCTCGTGCCGAGGCTCTGGTACGGCCAGCCCGCCTACTCCAAGGACGGCAAGGTGCTCTGCTTCTTCCAGGCCAAGGCGAAGTTCAAGACGAGGTACGCGACCCTCGGGTTCAGCGACGTCGCGGCCCTCGACGACGGCGCCATGTGGCCGACCTCCTTCGCCCTGCCGGAGCTGGACGCCGCGGGCGAGGCCCGGATCGCCGAGCTGGTGAGGCGGGCCGCGGGCTGA
- a CDS encoding SDR family NAD(P)-dependent oxidoreductase has product MARTIVVSGGGTGIGRAVAARFAADGDRVVVIGRRAEVLEKAAGEIGGTALPADLGDPAEVERVRTELAERFGSVDVLVNNAGGNADNHGRPAGVAERWTSNFRINVLTSVLPTEALRDLLNPSGAVVFVSSIAALRGSGGSSYGPMKAALHPYACDLAAALGPRGVTVNVVAPGYIEDTEFFGDVMTGERRAAQIAQTHTGRAGTPGDVAETVHWLASPGARHVTAQIIQVNGGAERGR; this is encoded by the coding sequence ATGGCGCGCACGATCGTGGTGAGCGGCGGCGGCACCGGCATCGGCAGGGCGGTGGCGGCGCGCTTCGCGGCCGATGGTGACCGGGTGGTCGTCATCGGCCGCCGCGCGGAGGTGCTGGAGAAGGCGGCCGGGGAGATCGGGGGCACGGCGCTGCCGGCGGATCTGGGAGACCCGGCGGAGGTCGAGCGCGTCCGCACCGAACTGGCCGAGCGCTTCGGCTCCGTCGACGTGCTGGTCAACAACGCGGGCGGCAACGCCGACAACCACGGCCGCCCCGCCGGCGTCGCGGAGCGGTGGACGAGCAACTTCCGCATCAACGTCCTGACGTCGGTCCTGCCGACCGAGGCGCTTCGCGACCTGCTGAACCCGTCCGGGGCGGTCGTGTTCGTCTCGTCGATCGCGGCCCTGCGCGGCTCGGGCGGCTCGTCCTACGGCCCGATGAAGGCGGCCCTGCACCCCTACGCCTGCGATCTCGCCGCCGCCCTCGGGCCCCGCGGCGTCACCGTCAACGTCGTCGCCCCGGGCTACATCGAGGACACCGAGTTCTTCGGCGACGTGATGACCGGCGAGCGGCGAGCGGCGCAGATCGCGCAGACCCACACCGGGCGGGCCGGGACGCCGGGGGACGTCGCCGAGACCGTGCACTGGCTCGCCTCGCCCGGCGCCCGACACGTCACCGCGCAGATCATCCAGGTCAACGGCGGGGCCGAGCGTGGCCGCTGA